A genome region from Methanobacterium sp. includes the following:
- a CDS encoding biotin transporter BioY, whose amino-acid sequence MEISIDNYFRKRYSLFTWRSNTSTINKVILAFFMACITGLMAQVIIPLPWTPVPVTAQTFAVLMAGVVLGRWWGGISQVMYLAVGLLGVPWFAGLTGGYEILLGATGGYFLGFILTAFVMGYVTDKYAQSRNFRPMFGLMFLVNFAFIYIPGLLGLGLWMYMVKGTFPTFLTLISMGLLPFVLGDLVKIGGAAALTKAITPKEEY is encoded by the coding sequence ATGGAAATCAGCATTGATAATTATTTCCGGAAGAGATATTCGCTTTTCACCTGGCGTTCTAACACTTCCACGATAAATAAGGTGATCTTGGCCTTTTTCATGGCCTGTATCACTGGACTAATGGCTCAGGTGATAATACCCCTTCCCTGGACTCCAGTACCTGTAACTGCGCAAACCTTCGCTGTTTTAATGGCAGGTGTGGTTTTGGGTCGTTGGTGGGGTGGAATTAGCCAGGTAATGTATCTGGCAGTGGGACTACTGGGAGTACCCTGGTTTGCAGGACTCACTGGTGGTTATGAGATCCTTTTAGGTGCTACCGGAGGGTATTTCCTGGGTTTCATTTTGACTGCATTTGTAATGGGCTATGTCACTGATAAATATGCTCAGTCCAGAAACTTCCGCCCCATGTTTGGTTTGATGTTCCTGGTGAACTTCGCCTTTATCTATATCCCTGGTCTTCTGGGATTGGGATTATGGATGTACATGGTTAAAGGAACATTCCCCACCTTCCTAACCCTGATAAGCATGGGTCTTTTACCATTCGTTCTAGGGGACCTGGTGAAGATAGGTGGTGCAGCAGCACTCACCAAGGCAATAACCCCAAAAGAAGAATATTAA
- a CDS encoding nucleoside deaminase, protein MEIGHQKFMVEALKEAQKSLNNGGIPVGALLVKNGEIIGRGHNKRIQLNSSILHAEMDCLENAGRMKSDDYKNCTMYTTLSPCAMCSGAMVLYNIPLVVIGENENFKGPEQYLMDNGVKLINLNLDSCKKMLVTFIQNNPELWNEDIGI, encoded by the coding sequence ATGGAGATTGGACACCAAAAATTCATGGTTGAAGCTTTAAAAGAGGCTCAGAAAAGTTTAAATAATGGGGGAATTCCAGTTGGTGCTCTTCTCGTTAAAAATGGTGAAATAATAGGGCGGGGACATAATAAAAGGATTCAACTGAACTCCAGTATTCTTCATGCAGAGATGGATTGTCTGGAAAATGCCGGCAGGATGAAATCAGATGATTATAAAAATTGTACCATGTACACCACTCTTTCACCCTGTGCCATGTGTTCAGGGGCGATGGTACTTTACAATATTCCCTTGGTAGTTATTGGTGAGAATGAAAACTTCAAAGGACCAGAACAATATTTGATGGATAACGGAGTGAAGTTGATTAACCTGAACCTGGATTCATGTAAAAAGATGCTGGTAACATTCATCCAAAACAATCCCGAATTATGGAATGAGGACATTGGGATATGA
- the xerA gene encoding site-specific tyrosine recombinase/integron integrase, whose amino-acid sequence MNHYSNGNWKSSQGDPTDIKRFVGNASDYPQEKNFLEAFDLPEMMEDYLFELEIRNYSRNTIKTYRSIINNFHNFLKDEKELYDERQVLRGFKRYIRHLKREKNVSQNYIYLVTVVVKKFFEFGGIHILEEVKTPKRTKSLPKSLNEDEVKSLINALDTYDPVDSSSPTSESLKLRNKLILALLYSSGLRVSELVSLQTNHVDFEERTIRIRGKGEKDRIVLFDDATKVMLEDFLEKRTCESEYIFVNRSGNHLTPRYVQMMIKDYARVAGIKKKVTPHILRHSFATHLLKNGVDIRAIQQLLGHSNLSTTQIYTSVDMQTLKNVYDRAKLP is encoded by the coding sequence ATGAACCATTATTCCAACGGAAACTGGAAATCATCACAAGGGGATCCCACTGATATCAAAAGATTCGTGGGAAATGCTTCTGATTACCCTCAAGAGAAGAACTTTTTAGAAGCTTTCGATCTCCCTGAAATGATGGAAGATTACCTCTTTGAACTGGAAATACGGAACTACTCACGTAACACAATCAAAACATACAGATCAATCATCAATAATTTCCACAATTTTTTAAAGGATGAAAAAGAATTATATGATGAAAGGCAGGTTTTAAGGGGTTTTAAGCGTTACATACGCCACTTGAAACGTGAGAAGAATGTCTCACAGAATTACATTTATCTGGTTACAGTGGTGGTCAAGAAATTCTTCGAGTTTGGTGGAATACACATCCTGGAAGAGGTTAAAACTCCCAAAAGAACCAAATCTCTTCCTAAATCACTTAATGAGGATGAGGTCAAAAGTCTTATTAATGCCCTGGACACTTACGATCCAGTGGATTCATCTTCACCTACATCTGAGTCTCTAAAACTTAGAAACAAGTTGATACTGGCGTTATTATATTCTTCAGGTTTGAGAGTATCTGAACTGGTCTCACTTCAGACCAACCATGTGGATTTTGAGGAGCGAACCATTAGGATCAGGGGAAAGGGTGAAAAAGATAGAATTGTCCTGTTTGATGATGCAACCAAGGTAATGCTTGAGGATTTCCTGGAAAAAAGAACCTGTGAAAGTGAATATATTTTCGTGAATCGTTCTGGTAACCATCTCACACCGCGCTATGTGCAGATGATGATCAAAGACTACGCCCGGGTGGCAGGTATCAAAAAGAAGGTAACTCCTCACATATTGCGGCACTCATTTGCAACTCACCTTCTAAAGAATGGTGTGGATATTCGGGCTATTCAACAGCTTTTAGGACATTCTAATCTATCCACAACCCAAATTTACACAAGTGTGGATATGCAAACCCTTAAAAACGTTTATGACCGTGCTAAATTGCCTTGA
- a CDS encoding DUF523 and DUF1722 domain-containing protein has product MFFLSSPDFPQPHLVSSKCIEFESCRYNGLIIGSSLVKKLKNYADFTPVCPEVEIGLGIPRDPIHLEKDQDKIELIQPSTGYNCTGKMSEFADSFLMSVGGVDGFILKNKSPSCGVKAVKVYPKGGMSRPWTDGVGLFAAAVFRCFPFTPVEDEGRLRNYHLRENFLTRIYTLADFRENVLNGDFGDILEFHRKNKLLFSSYSQIHSRQLGRLVSNLKETTFPELVEKYRNTMKKMLQNDPLPPANINVLMHAFGYFSNDLTSSEKEFFLESLEKYRQGRVPLLVNQNLLKSWIIRFDNEYLADQTFFEPYPEELMEITFI; this is encoded by the coding sequence GTGTTTTTCTTGTCTTCACCGGACTTCCCACAGCCACATCTGGTTTCAAGTAAATGTATAGAATTTGAGTCCTGCCGTTATAACGGCCTTATTATAGGAAGTAGTCTGGTGAAAAAGCTTAAAAACTACGCTGACTTCACACCAGTGTGCCCTGAGGTTGAAATTGGACTGGGAATACCTCGTGACCCTATTCACCTGGAAAAGGACCAGGACAAAATAGAATTGATCCAACCCTCTACAGGATACAATTGCACCGGTAAAATGTCAGAATTTGCAGATTCATTTTTAATGTCTGTGGGAGGGGTTGATGGGTTTATATTGAAAAATAAATCTCCTTCTTGTGGTGTAAAGGCAGTTAAAGTTTATCCTAAAGGTGGAATGTCAAGACCCTGGACAGATGGTGTTGGATTATTTGCTGCAGCGGTTTTCAGATGTTTCCCCTTTACTCCTGTGGAGGATGAAGGACGGCTGCGTAACTATCACCTGCGTGAAAATTTCCTAACCCGCATTTACACCCTGGCAGACTTCAGGGAAAATGTTTTAAATGGTGATTTTGGCGATATACTTGAGTTCCACAGAAAAAATAAGCTCTTATTTTCATCATACAGTCAGATACACTCCAGACAACTGGGAAGATTAGTATCCAATTTGAAGGAGACAACTTTCCCTGAGTTAGTTGAAAAATATAGAAATACCATGAAAAAGATGCTCCAAAATGATCCTCTACCTCCAGCTAATATTAACGTTTTGATGCATGCATTTGGTTATTTTTCCAATGATCTCACCTCTTCAGAGAAGGAATTTTTCCTGGAATCCCTGGAAAAATATCGTCAGGGAAGAGTACCTCTTTTAGTAAATCAGAACTTACTCAAATCATGGATTATCCGTTTTGACAACGAATATCTCGCTGATCAGACCTTTTTCGAACCTTATCCTGAGGAATTGATGGAAATAACATTCATTTAA
- a CDS encoding DUF1284 domain-containing protein — protein MVKNQEDACSDPLRIRAHHILCMQGFHGIGYSREFTKNMTLITEKIRNNPSFFIKIIIGADSICKHCPHLSNGVCEMEMDSLKFISSMDVLVLKNLNMEAGSLISSAQIKTLTGNLSPKIVKEICGDCRWRNDCLYFQEKCLI, from the coding sequence ATGGTGAAAAACCAGGAGGATGCCTGTTCTGATCCATTAAGGATCAGAGCTCATCACATTCTGTGCATGCAGGGATTTCATGGAATTGGTTACAGTAGGGAATTCACCAAAAACATGACCCTGATAACTGAAAAAATCCGAAACAACCCTTCTTTTTTTATTAAGATTATAATTGGGGCCGATTCTATCTGCAAACACTGCCCCCATCTTTCAAATGGTGTGTGTGAAATGGAAATGGACTCTCTTAAATTTATTAGTTCTATGGATGTATTAGTTCTTAAAAATTTAAATATGGAGGCAGGATCTTTGATTTCCTCTGCGCAGATTAAAACTTTAACTGGGAATTTAAGTCCCAAAATAGTTAAAGAAATATGTGGTGACTGTAGGTGGAGGAATGATTGTCTTTATTTTCAGGAAAAATGTTTAATCTGA
- a CDS encoding PadR family transcriptional regulator, which yields MTLNRKFFLGFIRIHILHHASHEDIYGVQMIRELKNHGYDVSPGTMYPILHSLENEGFLKSRKENVKGKVRKYYKITSKGQKILQESSQKVSELIRELMD from the coding sequence ATGACGTTAAATCGGAAATTCTTTTTAGGGTTTATTAGGATACACATACTCCACCATGCTAGTCATGAAGATATTTATGGAGTGCAAATGATACGGGAACTGAAAAATCACGGTTATGATGTCAGTCCAGGGACCATGTATCCTATTTTGCATTCATTGGAGAATGAAGGTTTCCTAAAAAGTAGAAAAGAAAACGTGAAGGGGAAAGTCAGGAAATATTACAAAATAACATCTAAGGGACAGAAAATCCTTCAAGAATCCAGCCAGAAGGTAAGTGAGCTCATCAGAGAACTCATGGATTAA
- a CDS encoding DUF5518 domain-containing protein — MVKWGPVIVGFILAIILGNLFGMYVNQYWGVNLGLFIAGFIVGYWVHEGIIGGLWNATVAGAFGSIVLAILLIIGGTIFGGVAGLAAGAVTGFTIVIVSLIANIVFMGVGGAIGGMLSGSD; from the coding sequence ATGGTGAAATGGGGACCTGTAATTGTGGGATTTATTTTAGCAATCATCCTGGGTAATCTGTTCGGGATGTATGTGAACCAGTATTGGGGTGTAAACCTGGGACTATTCATTGCAGGGTTTATTGTCGGATACTGGGTGCATGAAGGAATAATAGGTGGTCTATGGAATGCTACAGTAGCCGGTGCATTCGGATCTATTGTGCTGGCCATTTTATTAATCATAGGAGGAACTATCTTTGGTGGTGTTGCAGGCCTAGCAGCAGGGGCAGTAACCGGTTTCACCATAGTGATAGTATCGTTAATCGCCAACATTGTTTTCATGGGTGTTGGAGGAGCCATTGGTGGTATGCTCAGTGGAAGCGATTAA